In the Streptomyces sp. f51 genome, one interval contains:
- the pheA gene encoding prephenate dehydratase, producing the protein MSATRYTYLGPEGTFTEAALRTLPEAATRELVPMVSVPAALDAVRGGQAAGALVPIENSVEGGVTATLDELAKGDPLMIYREVVLPIAFALLVRPGTALTDVKTVTGHPVAQPQVRNWLAAHLPDALWESAASNADGARLVQEGRYDAAFAGEFAAATYGLEPLVTEIHDAANAETRFVLVGRPARPAAPTGADKTSVVIWLGDDHPGALLELLQEFAVRGVNLMRIESRPTGQGIGNYCFSVDAEGHITDRRVGEALMGLKRICPQVRFLGSYPRAGVELEDVAPLRPGTSDHAFSAASDWLARCADGRF; encoded by the coding sequence CGCGGGAGCTGGTCCCCATGGTGTCCGTCCCGGCCGCGCTCGACGCGGTCCGCGGCGGCCAGGCCGCCGGCGCGCTCGTCCCGATCGAGAACTCGGTCGAGGGCGGTGTCACCGCCACCCTCGACGAGCTGGCCAAGGGCGACCCGCTGATGATCTACCGCGAGGTCGTGCTGCCGATCGCCTTCGCCCTGCTGGTCAGGCCCGGCACCGCGCTGACGGACGTCAAGACGGTCACCGGGCACCCGGTCGCCCAGCCCCAGGTGCGCAACTGGCTGGCCGCGCATCTGCCGGACGCCCTCTGGGAGTCGGCGGCGTCGAACGCGGACGGCGCCCGGCTGGTCCAGGAGGGCCGTTACGACGCGGCATTCGCCGGCGAGTTCGCCGCCGCCACCTACGGCCTCGAACCGCTGGTGACCGAGATCCACGACGCGGCGAACGCCGAGACGCGCTTCGTGCTGGTCGGCCGCCCGGCCCGGCCCGCCGCGCCGACCGGCGCCGACAAGACGTCCGTCGTCATCTGGCTCGGCGACGACCACCCCGGAGCACTGCTCGAACTGCTCCAGGAATTCGCCGTGCGCGGTGTCAACCTGATGCGGATCGAATCCCGCCCGACCGGCCAGGGCATCGGCAATTACTGCTTCTCCGTCGACGCCGAGGGCCATATCACCGACCGCCGGGTCGGCGAGGCGCTGATGGGTCTCAAGCGAATCTGCCCCCAGGTGCGCTTCCTCGGTTCGTACCCGCGGGCCGGTGTCGAACTGGAGGACGTGGCGCCGCTGCGGCCCGGTACGTCCGACCACGCATTCTCCGCGGCCTCGGACTGGCTCGCGCGCTGCGCCGACGGCCGGTTCTGA